A window of the Cystobacter fuscus genome harbors these coding sequences:
- a CDS encoding trifunctional serine/threonine-protein kinase/ATP-binding protein/sensor histidine kinase, producing MVGIPGYTLIDKLKSTSTNILYRAVRDSDRLPVIVKMPMSANPGTREHDDYRREHAILQRLSEVRGVPRALGCELSGGRPVLLLEGEGGTALSDTVGTPLGVERFLELAISLASTLTEIHRRGVIHKDIKPANIILLPSGETRIIDFGSATVQSVEHVEAAPALLIEGTLAYMSPEQTGRMNRSVDYRTDLYSLGVTFYELLTGTLPFHGGDALEWFHAHMAQIPRTPHERVPAIPPTLSAIVMKLLAKVAEERYQGADGLKADLLRCQEALGREGELEPFPLGEHDIPTHFQMPQRLYGREAQVNTLLQSFERIARGGHPELVLISGYSGIGKSAVVHELYRPVVQRRGLFLDGKFDQFQRDIPYATLAQAIRGLVRQLLAGTDAELEVWRQQLCEAWEDSGQFLVDLVPQLELVVGKQPPLPTLSPAESHHRFDWVFQRFLGVLSTPAHPLVVFLDDLQWADVASLRLIRHLFTHPDTPPLLMIGAYRDNEVSPSHPLMLAREELRKGGAWVAELRLEPLSQEQLRQIITDALPGAEQEVIEPLSDLVHQKTGGNPFFFLQLMRTLNQDGLLTRTPEGRWQWDEQGIRARAYSDNVVDFLVGRLRQLPEQTQHLLRLAACAGNAFPTRTLAIISDRAEDEVERGLEPALQEGLLMQGGQKQYRFLHDRIQQAAHALIPEEERKAIHLRIGRLLLASLTPEEAREKLFDVVNQLNAGAELLVLPEERHRVALLNAEAGRKAQASTAHRSAITYFTAALSLLPGDSWEDEHALTFQLSLQRTTSEFMSGNTDGARQLAEALRPRARTSAQLALVSVLLSDIHIATSETLLAVTCLLECLTSLGMPMPLHPSREEVEVANAEVWSLMGGRPIGSLLELPLMTDPDIQVVMSVLAALFTPALFTDVNLLVLHLCRMVSLSLRHGNSEAMTNGYAWYGITLGDRFGRYLEGHAFGELALALVERHGFSTSRARSLYSMEMISVWTQPLTLSLEYIRNAFQLAVPAGDFQTACYCCNHIITNRLVHGHNLDEVYQESIARMDFARKAGYQGVQQVIQHTQRYMQQLRGLAPSFESLNGEDFDEESFELGLSLKPHMSTVVCWYWITKTQSRFMCGRYEEARQASTRAEELLWSSVGHIQLVDFHLYTALALSACCEDAAPEARRDYLEAMQRHQRQFELWAKHNPGSFRASERLVSAELAYRQGQWDEAMHAYDAALHSAREHGFLQNVALANELAARFWLKRGVKSIALAYAREARETYRTWGAHGKVQQLDGQWPSLSSTASAPDRGTSDTTATHLDAITVVKAQQAISGEIVLEQLVSTLLRVAMENAGAQRGALLRPLGNKLRLVAISNVVEGGTVVLPEDNATHELPWSLLTYVKRTHEHVLIGDASRPHPYASDDYFERGRAKAVLCLPLLRQEELVGVLYLENSLTADAFTPARIRLLGHIASQAAISIENARLYADIHQAKAALRDANDELERRVDERTHELKDAQARLVEMARAAGMSEIASNVLHNVGNVLTSAVVNLETTRHAVGASRVVRVRQVAALLEEHREMLVDFLTKDPRGSRLPDYVSALAAELIKEQTTLQESLDAMNRHLEHIRAIVQVQQTYAKTPLLTEECDLAQLVDDTLRIQYASLQRHGVTLTREFALLPRLRLDKHKVMQILVNLVANAKYAMDAMPEQHRHLCVRLTADNGWARVQVTDSGVGLAPDVQGKLFTHGFTTRKDGHGFGLHSSALAAKMLGGRLRLESEGPGKGATATLEIPLKPEPRDVPPETGRRAPGGRPPSSANER from the coding sequence ATGGTCGGCATTCCTGGCTACACGCTGATCGACAAGCTCAAGTCGACGAGCACGAACATCTTGTACCGCGCGGTGCGCGACTCGGATCGCCTGCCCGTCATCGTCAAGATGCCCATGTCCGCGAACCCCGGCACTCGCGAGCACGACGACTACCGCCGGGAGCACGCCATCCTGCAGCGGCTGAGCGAGGTGCGCGGCGTGCCCCGGGCCCTGGGATGCGAGCTGAGCGGCGGGCGGCCGGTGCTCCTGCTGGAAGGAGAAGGCGGAACCGCCCTGTCCGACACCGTGGGGACTCCGCTCGGCGTGGAGCGCTTCCTCGAGCTGGCCATCTCCCTGGCGTCAACGCTCACGGAGATCCACCGTCGCGGCGTCATCCACAAGGACATCAAGCCCGCCAACATCATCCTCCTGCCCTCGGGGGAAACGCGCATCATCGACTTCGGGAGCGCCACCGTCCAGAGCGTGGAGCACGTGGAGGCGGCCCCCGCCCTCCTCATCGAGGGAACCCTGGCCTACATGTCCCCGGAGCAGACCGGGCGGATGAACCGCTCGGTGGACTACCGCACCGATCTCTACTCCCTGGGGGTCACCTTCTACGAGCTGCTCACCGGCACCCTGCCCTTCCACGGGGGCGATGCGCTCGAGTGGTTCCACGCCCACATGGCGCAGATCCCGAGAACGCCACACGAGCGCGTCCCGGCCATTCCCCCCACCCTGTCCGCCATCGTGATGAAGCTGCTGGCCAAGGTGGCCGAGGAGCGCTACCAGGGCGCCGACGGGCTGAAGGCGGACCTGCTGCGCTGCCAGGAGGCGCTCGGCCGGGAAGGAGAACTCGAGCCGTTCCCCCTGGGCGAGCACGACATCCCCACCCACTTCCAGATGCCCCAGCGGCTCTATGGGCGCGAAGCGCAGGTGAACACGCTGCTCCAGTCCTTCGAGCGCATTGCCCGGGGCGGGCATCCGGAGCTGGTGCTGATCAGCGGCTACTCCGGCATCGGGAAGTCCGCGGTGGTGCACGAGCTGTACCGGCCCGTCGTACAGCGGCGAGGCCTCTTCCTCGATGGCAAGTTCGACCAGTTCCAGCGGGACATCCCCTACGCCACCCTGGCCCAGGCCATCCGAGGCCTGGTGCGCCAGCTGCTGGCCGGCACCGACGCGGAGCTCGAGGTATGGCGCCAACAGCTCTGTGAGGCGTGGGAGGACAGCGGGCAGTTCCTCGTGGATCTGGTCCCCCAGCTCGAGCTCGTCGTGGGCAAGCAACCACCGCTCCCCACGCTCTCACCCGCCGAGTCGCACCACCGCTTCGACTGGGTCTTCCAGCGCTTCCTCGGGGTGCTCTCCACCCCCGCGCACCCGCTCGTCGTCTTCCTGGATGACCTGCAGTGGGCCGACGTGGCCAGCCTCCGGCTCATCCGCCACCTCTTCACCCACCCGGACACCCCGCCGTTGTTGATGATCGGCGCCTACCGCGACAACGAGGTCAGCCCCTCCCACCCGCTGATGCTGGCGCGGGAGGAGCTGCGCAAGGGCGGCGCGTGGGTGGCCGAACTCCGACTCGAGCCCCTGAGCCAGGAACAACTGCGGCAGATCATCACCGATGCGCTCCCGGGCGCGGAGCAGGAGGTCATCGAGCCGCTCTCGGACCTGGTGCACCAGAAGACCGGAGGCAACCCCTTCTTCTTCCTCCAGCTCATGCGGACGCTCAATCAGGACGGGCTGCTGACCCGCACGCCCGAGGGCCGCTGGCAATGGGATGAGCAGGGCATCCGGGCCCGGGCCTACTCCGACAACGTCGTCGACTTCCTGGTGGGCCGGCTGCGACAGCTCCCCGAGCAGACCCAACACCTGCTGCGCCTGGCGGCGTGCGCGGGCAACGCCTTCCCGACGCGGACCCTGGCCATCATCTCCGACAGAGCGGAGGACGAGGTGGAGCGGGGACTCGAGCCCGCGCTCCAGGAAGGCCTGTTGATGCAGGGGGGCCAGAAGCAGTACCGATTCCTCCACGACCGCATCCAGCAGGCGGCCCATGCCCTCATTCCCGAGGAGGAGCGCAAGGCCATCCACCTGCGTATCGGACGCTTGCTGCTGGCGAGCCTGACCCCGGAGGAAGCGCGCGAGAAGCTCTTCGACGTGGTGAACCAGCTCAACGCCGGGGCCGAGCTGCTCGTGCTCCCCGAGGAGCGCCACCGGGTCGCGCTGCTGAACGCCGAGGCGGGCAGGAAGGCGCAGGCCTCGACCGCGCACCGCTCGGCCATCACCTACTTCACCGCGGCCCTGTCGCTGCTGCCGGGCGACTCCTGGGAGGACGAGCACGCACTGACCTTCCAGCTCAGCCTCCAGCGAACGACGAGCGAGTTCATGAGCGGCAACACGGATGGGGCACGCCAGCTCGCGGAGGCGCTCCGCCCCCGGGCACGGACCTCCGCGCAGCTCGCGCTGGTGTCCGTGTTGTTGAGCGACATCCACATCGCCACCAGCGAGACCCTGCTCGCCGTGACCTGTCTGCTGGAGTGCCTGACCTCGCTGGGCATGCCCATGCCCCTCCACCCCTCCCGGGAGGAGGTGGAGGTCGCCAACGCGGAGGTGTGGTCACTGATGGGAGGGCGCCCCATCGGGAGCCTCCTCGAACTGCCGCTCATGACGGACCCGGACATCCAGGTGGTGATGAGCGTCCTCGCCGCCCTGTTCACGCCCGCGCTCTTCACGGACGTCAACCTGCTCGTCCTCCACCTGTGCCGGATGGTCTCGCTCTCCCTGCGCCACGGCAACAGCGAGGCCATGACGAATGGCTATGCGTGGTACGGCATCACGCTGGGTGACCGGTTCGGGCGCTACCTGGAGGGCCATGCCTTCGGCGAGCTGGCCCTCGCCCTCGTCGAGCGCCACGGCTTCTCCACCTCCCGGGCGAGAAGCCTCTACTCGATGGAGATGATCAGCGTCTGGACCCAGCCCCTCACCCTCTCACTGGAATACATCCGCAACGCCTTCCAGCTGGCCGTTCCGGCGGGCGATTTCCAGACCGCCTGCTACTGCTGCAACCACATCATCACGAATCGCCTCGTCCACGGGCACAATCTGGACGAGGTCTACCAGGAGTCGATCGCGCGCATGGACTTCGCGCGGAAGGCGGGCTACCAGGGCGTCCAGCAAGTCATCCAGCACACCCAGCGCTACATGCAGCAGCTGCGCGGCCTGGCACCCTCCTTCGAGTCGCTGAACGGAGAGGACTTCGACGAGGAGTCCTTCGAGCTCGGGCTGTCGTTGAAACCGCACATGAGCACCGTGGTGTGCTGGTACTGGATCACCAAGACGCAGTCGCGCTTCATGTGCGGCCGTTACGAGGAGGCGCGGCAGGCGTCGACCAGGGCCGAGGAACTCCTCTGGTCCTCGGTCGGCCATATCCAGCTGGTCGACTTCCACCTCTACACAGCCTTGGCCCTGTCCGCCTGCTGCGAGGACGCGGCGCCAGAAGCCCGGCGGGACTACCTCGAGGCCATGCAGCGGCACCAGCGACAGTTCGAGCTCTGGGCGAAGCACAACCCCGGCAGCTTCCGCGCGTCCGAGCGGCTGGTGTCCGCGGAGCTCGCCTACCGCCAGGGCCAGTGGGACGAGGCGATGCACGCCTACGATGCGGCGCTCCACTCCGCACGCGAGCACGGCTTCCTCCAGAACGTCGCGCTCGCCAATGAACTCGCGGCGCGCTTCTGGCTCAAGCGGGGAGTCAAGAGCATTGCCCTGGCCTACGCCCGCGAGGCGCGGGAGACGTACCGGACGTGGGGGGCCCACGGCAAGGTCCAGCAGCTGGATGGCCAGTGGCCCTCGCTCTCCAGCACGGCGAGCGCTCCGGACCGCGGCACCTCCGATACGACCGCGACGCATCTCGACGCGATCACCGTGGTGAAGGCCCAGCAGGCCATCTCCGGGGAGATCGTCCTGGAGCAACTGGTGTCCACGCTGCTGCGGGTGGCCATGGAGAACGCCGGCGCCCAACGAGGCGCCCTGCTGCGCCCGCTCGGCAACAAGCTGCGGCTGGTGGCCATCTCCAACGTGGTGGAGGGGGGCACCGTGGTGCTCCCGGAGGACAACGCCACCCACGAGCTGCCGTGGTCACTCCTCACCTACGTCAAGCGCACGCACGAGCACGTGCTCATCGGGGATGCCTCCCGGCCCCATCCCTATGCCTCCGACGACTACTTCGAGCGCGGCCGGGCCAAGGCGGTGCTCTGCCTGCCGCTGCTGCGCCAGGAGGAGCTCGTCGGCGTGCTCTACCTGGAGAACAGCCTCACCGCGGACGCCTTCACCCCGGCGCGCATCCGGCTGCTCGGGCACATCGCCTCCCAGGCCGCCATCTCCATCGAGAACGCGCGACTCTACGCCGACATCCATCAGGCCAAGGCCGCCCTGCGCGACGCCAACGACGAGCTGGAGCGGCGCGTGGACGAGCGCACGCACGAGCTCAAGGATGCCCAGGCCCGACTGGTGGAGATGGCGCGCGCGGCGGGCATGTCCGAGATCGCCTCCAACGTGCTGCACAACGTGGGCAACGTGCTCACCAGCGCCGTCGTCAACCTCGAGACGACGCGTCACGCGGTGGGCGCGTCACGGGTCGTCCGGGTGCGGCAGGTGGCCGCGCTGCTCGAGGAGCACCGCGAGATGCTGGTGGACTTCCTCACGAAGGATCCCCGGGGAAGCCGCCTGCCCGACTACGTGTCCGCGCTCGCCGCCGAGCTCATCAAGGAGCAGACGACCCTGCAGGAGAGCCTGGACGCCATGAACCGGCACCTGGAGCACATCCGCGCCATCGTCCAGGTGCAGCAGACCTACGCGAAGACGCCGCTGCTCACCGAGGAGTGCGACCTGGCGCAGCTCGTCGACGACACCCTGCGCATCCAGTACGCCTCGCTCCAGCGCCACGGCGTCACCCTCACCCGCGAGTTCGCCCTCCTGCCCCGGCTGCGGCTCGACAAGCACAAGGTGATGCAGATCCTCGTCAACCTCGTGGCCAACGCCAAGTACGCCATGGACGCGATGCCCGAGCAGCATCGGCACCTGTGCGTGCGGCTCACGGCCGACAACGGGTGGGCGCGCGTCCAGGTGACGGACAGCGGCGTGGGCCTCGCGCCAGACGTCCAGGGCAAGCTCTTCACGCATGGCTTCACCACGCGCAAGGACGGCCACGGCTTCGGCCTGCACTCGAGCGCGCTGGCGGCGAAGATGCTGGGAGGGCGGCTGAGGCTGGAGAGCGAGGGCCCCGGCAAGGGGGCCACGGCCACCCTGGAGATTCCGCTCAAGCCCGAGCCCAGGGACGTCCCCCCGGAAACCGGCCGGAGGGCGCCTGGCGGGCGGCCTCCTTCGTCCGCGAATGAGCGTTGA
- a CDS encoding ELWxxDGT repeat protein translates to MAMWREGMGLFLLAFGVGCGGPLPDEGEEVATRDVASALLCLPDEASTQRVRTILPPTDHPPRLASFPESFEEFRGQLYFAANFDDGRRALWKSDGTEAGTVLVKEFPVTEAHMTPSVRELTASPSLLFFQAADAEHGSELWVSDGTSGGTRLLKDLTPGVEGSYVSHLTALGGRLVFFRDVYDPVSSSSRGELWTSDGTEAGTVRVRDFPEGTEVSNAAGRLGGALLFFARDASGTALWSTDGTAGGTVRLKRLDAGPDSAYASELRISGGLAFFALREPTNDTEVWKTDGTAAGTVRLKTFGPSRGVRLLDMLGSYLYLTTTSYSTQYMVLNRLPVAGGDSTSIFTIPNPYASQGEAFPYVTDVSVAPQGTKIFFSFYIGSSGPAPRDAQLWVTDGTASGTTLLRRPLSLSDEYGSPVYAVSDELVFFSAFEQESAGLEPWVSNGTPAGTRRLEDIAPASIGSSYPREFLRVGGRVFFSAFDETQANQLWSTTLRDACVAPVRE, encoded by the coding sequence ATGGCGATGTGGCGTGAAGGGATGGGGTTGTTCCTCCTGGCGTTCGGTGTGGGTTGTGGCGGTCCGCTTCCGGACGAGGGGGAGGAGGTCGCGACGCGGGACGTGGCCTCCGCGCTCCTGTGCCTTCCGGACGAGGCGAGCACCCAGCGGGTGCGCACCATTCTTCCCCCCACCGACCATCCTCCTCGCCTGGCTTCGTTCCCGGAGTCCTTCGAGGAGTTCCGTGGCCAGCTCTACTTCGCCGCGAACTTCGACGACGGCCGCAGGGCCTTGTGGAAGAGCGACGGCACGGAAGCGGGGACCGTCCTGGTGAAGGAGTTCCCAGTCACCGAGGCGCACATGACTCCCTCGGTGCGCGAGCTCACGGCCTCTCCGTCCCTGCTCTTCTTCCAGGCGGCGGATGCCGAGCACGGGTCGGAGTTGTGGGTGAGCGACGGGACGAGCGGCGGAACGCGACTCCTGAAGGATCTGACGCCCGGAGTGGAGGGCTCGTACGTGTCGCACCTGACGGCGCTGGGTGGCCGGCTCGTCTTCTTCCGGGATGTGTATGACCCGGTGTCCTCGTCGTCGCGCGGCGAGCTGTGGACGTCGGATGGTACCGAGGCGGGCACGGTGCGGGTGCGCGACTTCCCCGAGGGAACCGAGGTGAGCAACGCGGCGGGCCGGTTGGGCGGCGCGCTGCTCTTCTTCGCCCGGGACGCGTCGGGCACGGCGCTGTGGAGCACGGACGGCACGGCGGGGGGCACGGTTCGCCTCAAGCGCCTGGATGCCGGACCCGACAGTGCGTACGCCAGCGAGCTGCGCATCTCCGGCGGACTCGCCTTCTTCGCCTTGCGAGAACCGACCAATGACACCGAGGTGTGGAAGACGGATGGCACGGCGGCCGGGACGGTGCGTCTGAAGACCTTCGGCCCCTCGCGCGGCGTGCGCCTGCTCGACATGCTGGGCTCCTACCTGTACCTGACGACGACCTCGTACAGCACCCAGTACATGGTCCTGAACCGCCTTCCGGTGGCGGGGGGGGACTCCACGAGCATCTTCACCATCCCCAACCCCTACGCGAGCCAGGGTGAGGCGTTTCCGTACGTGACGGACGTCAGTGTCGCCCCCCAGGGCACGAAGATCTTCTTCTCCTTCTACATTGGCAGCTCGGGCCCGGCGCCCCGGGACGCGCAGCTCTGGGTGACGGATGGGACGGCCTCGGGCACGACACTGTTGCGCCGGCCGTTGAGCCTGTCGGACGAATACGGCTCGCCCGTCTACGCCGTGAGCGACGAGCTCGTCTTCTTCAGCGCCTTCGAGCAGGAGTCGGCGGGCCTCGAGCCCTGGGTGTCGAACGGCACGCCCGCGGGCACGCGGAGGCTGGAGGACATCGCGCCCGCCAGCATCGGCAGTTCCTACCCGCGGGAGTTCCTCCGCGTGGGGGGTCGCGTCTTCTTCAGTGCCTTCGACGAGACCCAGGCCAACCAGTTGTGGTCCACGACCCTGCGCGACGCGTGCGTGGCCCCGGTGCGCGAATAG
- the sppA gene encoding signal peptide peptidase SppA: MKDFFKTLFACLVALGVFVVGFVFLFVGFVAVVGGSSEPPVPSKAVLVVDLDMNLLDHASAPGVSESLQTALQGEKSRTLALATAVAAVDRAAADERIVGLYITSNLVPAGYGSGPAALRELRGALQRFKAKKPVLAYNVDWAKRDYYLASVASPLFVNPAGRVEMNGLASETTFFGDALQKFGVQVQVTRVGKYKSAVEPFLLNRMSDPSREQMQMLLDDLWTEWKTTVAPDRKLTPEALQALADDKGMLLPEEAQVAGLVDRVASFDEVIEELKKLSGTDSENKSFNQVDLAAYAGTEVRPGKGKNRIAVVYAEGEIVNGEGRSDQVGGDRLSRELRKLRQDPDVKAVVLRVNSPGGSASASDLIQREVILTQKTKPLVVSMGTYAASGGYWISAYADRIFAAPNTLTGSIGVFGLLPNFQKLANDLGVTFDGVQTARMATLGTVTRPQGEAELARIQALTDRIYEQFLDKVSEGRKLDREKLKEIAQGRVWSGVQAQKLGLVDELGTLEDAARFAAEKAGVDKDYRMDMPKGRKSFAEQLAESLNEEARPKARSSVDVLLADVQHQVEVLRSLNDPAGVYARMPFEVSIH; this comes from the coding sequence ATGAAGGACTTCTTCAAGACGCTTTTCGCCTGCCTGGTGGCGCTGGGTGTCTTCGTCGTGGGCTTTGTCTTCCTGTTCGTGGGCTTCGTGGCCGTGGTGGGTGGCTCCAGCGAGCCCCCGGTGCCATCCAAGGCCGTGCTCGTCGTGGACCTGGACATGAACCTGCTGGACCACGCCAGCGCGCCGGGCGTGTCGGAATCCCTGCAGACGGCCCTCCAGGGAGAGAAGAGCCGGACCCTGGCGCTCGCCACCGCCGTGGCGGCCGTGGACCGGGCCGCGGCGGACGAGCGCATCGTGGGGCTCTACATCACCAGCAACCTCGTGCCCGCCGGCTACGGCTCGGGCCCCGCCGCGCTGCGCGAGTTGCGCGGCGCGCTGCAGCGCTTCAAGGCCAAGAAGCCCGTGCTCGCCTACAACGTCGATTGGGCCAAGCGCGACTACTACCTGGCCTCCGTCGCCTCGCCCCTCTTCGTGAACCCCGCCGGCAGGGTGGAGATGAATGGCCTGGCGTCCGAGACCACGTTCTTCGGCGATGCCCTGCAGAAGTTCGGCGTCCAGGTGCAGGTCACCCGCGTCGGCAAGTACAAGTCCGCGGTGGAGCCCTTCCTCCTCAACCGCATGAGCGACCCCAGCCGGGAGCAGATGCAGATGCTGCTGGACGACCTGTGGACCGAGTGGAAGACCACGGTCGCCCCCGATCGCAAGCTGACCCCGGAGGCCCTGCAGGCCCTGGCGGACGACAAGGGCATGCTCCTGCCCGAGGAGGCCCAGGTCGCCGGGCTCGTCGACCGCGTCGCGTCCTTCGACGAGGTCATCGAGGAGCTCAAGAAGCTGTCGGGCACCGACTCCGAGAACAAGAGCTTCAACCAGGTCGATCTGGCCGCCTATGCCGGCACCGAGGTCCGCCCCGGCAAGGGCAAGAACCGCATCGCCGTGGTGTACGCCGAGGGAGAGATCGTCAACGGAGAGGGGCGCTCGGACCAGGTGGGCGGGGATCGCCTCAGCCGGGAGCTGCGCAAGCTGCGGCAGGATCCCGACGTGAAGGCCGTGGTGCTGCGCGTCAACAGCCCGGGTGGAAGCGCCAGCGCCTCGGATCTCATCCAGCGCGAGGTCATCCTCACCCAGAAGACCAAGCCCCTGGTGGTCTCCATGGGCACCTATGCCGCGTCCGGGGGCTATTGGATCAGCGCCTACGCGGACCGCATCTTCGCCGCGCCCAACACCCTCACGGGCTCCATTGGCGTCTTCGGCCTGCTGCCCAACTTCCAGAAGCTGGCCAATGACCTGGGCGTCACCTTCGATGGCGTGCAGACGGCGCGCATGGCCACCCTGGGCACCGTCACGCGCCCCCAGGGCGAGGCGGAGCTGGCGCGCATCCAGGCCCTCACGGATCGCATCTACGAGCAGTTCCTGGACAAGGTGTCCGAGGGCCGCAAGCTGGACCGGGAGAAGCTCAAGGAGATCGCCCAGGGCCGCGTGTGGTCCGGAGTCCAGGCCCAGAAGCTGGGGCTCGTGGACGAGCTGGGCACCCTGGAGGACGCGGCCCGCTTCGCCGCCGAAAAGGCGGGGGTGGACAAGGACTACCGGATGGACATGCCCAAGGGGCGCAAGTCCTTCGCCGAGCAGCTCGCCGAGTCCCTGAACGAGGAGGCCCGGCCCAAGGCCCGCTCGTCGGTGGACGTGCTGCTGGCCGATGTCCAGCACCAGGTGGAGGTCCTGCGCTCCCTCAACGACCCGGCTGGCGTCTACGCCCGCATGCCGTTCGAAGTTTCCATCCACTAG
- the rsgA gene encoding ribosome small subunit-dependent GTPase A → MFLESLGWGPSLAHAFSVVLDSSSLPLVPGRVVRQERGLLTVQTSELRLLARPSGRLLHHASGAQALPTVGDWVALQPPSGPGEALIHEVLPRRGVLMRREADSEHEGQLIAANLDVVFLVTGLDGNFNPRRIERALTLAWSSGASPVVVLSKADLAPEVADRVREVEALAPGVPVLALSAHTGEGLEALRAHLPPATTGALLGSSGVGKSTLVNHLVGEERLATQAVRPEDDKGRHTTTHRELFLLPHGGLLIDGPGMRELGLWGGEEEGLGQAFADLVALAAHCHFRDCTHRGEPRCAVRAAVAEGTLDEERLESFEKLRREQAYHARQSDAAARREHHRHVKSLTQAGWERSRSKRRGD, encoded by the coding sequence GTGTTCCTCGAATCCCTCGGCTGGGGTCCATCCCTCGCCCACGCGTTCTCCGTTGTCCTCGACAGCTCTTCCCTGCCCCTCGTCCCCGGCCGCGTCGTGCGCCAGGAGCGCGGGCTGCTCACCGTCCAGACCTCCGAGCTTCGCCTGCTCGCGCGCCCCTCGGGACGGCTCCTCCACCACGCCTCCGGCGCCCAGGCCCTGCCCACCGTCGGGGACTGGGTGGCGCTGCAACCCCCATCTGGCCCGGGCGAGGCCCTGATCCACGAGGTGCTCCCGCGCCGCGGCGTCCTCATGCGGCGTGAAGCGGACAGCGAGCACGAGGGGCAGCTCATCGCCGCGAACCTCGACGTGGTGTTCCTCGTGACGGGGTTGGATGGCAACTTCAACCCGCGCCGCATCGAGCGGGCGCTCACCCTGGCGTGGAGCAGCGGGGCCTCGCCCGTGGTCGTCCTCAGCAAGGCGGACCTCGCCCCCGAGGTGGCCGATCGCGTCCGCGAGGTCGAGGCGCTCGCCCCCGGAGTCCCCGTGCTCGCGCTCAGTGCCCACACCGGAGAGGGCCTCGAGGCGCTGCGCGCCCACCTGCCCCCCGCGACGACGGGAGCGCTGCTCGGCTCCTCGGGCGTGGGCAAGTCCACCCTCGTCAACCACCTCGTGGGCGAGGAGCGTCTGGCCACCCAGGCCGTGCGGCCCGAGGACGACAAGGGCCGCCACACCACCACCCACCGCGAGCTGTTCCTCCTGCCGCACGGCGGGCTGCTCATCGATGGGCCCGGGATGCGCGAGCTCGGGTTGTGGGGAGGAGAGGAAGAGGGGCTCGGCCAGGCGTTCGCGGACCTCGTGGCGCTGGCCGCCCACTGCCACTTCCGGGACTGCACGCACCGGGGAGAGCCGCGCTGCGCGGTGCGTGCCGCCGTGGCCGAGGGAACGCTCGACGAGGAGCGGCTCGAGAGCTTCGAGAAGCTGCGGCGCGAGCAGGCCTACCACGCCCGTCAGTCGGACGCCGCCGCGCGGCGCGAGCACCACCGCCACGTGAAGAGCCTCACCCAGGCCGGCTGGGAGCGCTCACGCTCCAAGCGGCGAGGAGACTGA